One stretch of Miscanthus floridulus cultivar M001 chromosome 18, ASM1932011v1, whole genome shotgun sequence DNA includes these proteins:
- the LOC136521328 gene encoding protodermal factor 1-like, translating to MEARMTGRALLASFVLAALAAQAFVVVVESRASPTEKASQGDDVKKPDCVPGMDPRSFPGIGGGITPVTPSHGGSTGTPSHGGGGGGYVPTPSHGGTTLPSPSHGGFGSSPTSPSTGGGITPVTPSHGGSTGTPSHGGGSGGYVPTPSHGGTMPSPSHGGFGSSPTSPSTGGGYGGSPSYGGGYGGGSPSHGGGAYGGSPSTPGGGGGAYGGGSPSPAHGGGGAYGSSPTPAYGGDSPSHGGGIGTSSPTPFVAVDPHSFGSLPGSCDYWRSHPMEIWSAIGGRFPSTSPSSMGTTTMGHFFGAAGSVGGSDVSIQDALANTRSDGTGALLREGAAALLNSMTRAGFPYTTEQVRDAFAAAAVGGSDGAAAAQAAAFRKANDGKA from the exons ATGGAGGCGCGGATGACGGGGAGAGCTCTGCTTGCGAGCTTCGTGCTCGCCGCGTTGGCCGCGCAGGCCTTCGTGGTCGTGGTCGAGTCCAGGGCCAGCCCCACGGAGAAGGCAAGCCAAG GCGACGACGTGAAGAAGCCGGACTGCGTGCCGGGGATGGACCCGCGCTCGTTCCCGGGGATCGGCGGCGGCATCACGCCCGTGACGCCGTCGCACGGAGGCTCCACCGGGACGCCgtcccacggcggcggcggcggcgggtacgTGCCAACGCCGTCGCACGGCGGGACGACGCTGCCTTCCCCGTCCCACGGCGGCTTCGGCTCCTCTCCGACGTCGCCCTCCACCGGCGGCGGCATCACTCCCGTGACGCCGTCGCACGGAGGCTCCACCGGGACGCCGTCccacggcggcggcagcggcgggtaCGTGCCAACGCCGTCGCACGGCGGGACGATGCCTTCCCCGTCCCACGGCGGCTTCGGCTCCTCTCCGACGTCGCCCTCCACCGGCGGCGGCTACGGCGGGTCCCCGTCCTACGGCGGCGGATACGGTGGTGGCTCCCCGTCCCACGGAGGCGGCGCGTACGGTGGGTCTCCGTCCACccccggcggcggtggtggcgcctACGGAGGCGGGTCTCCCTCACCGGCCCATGGTGGCGGTGGCGCCTACGGGAGCTCCCCAACGCCCGCGTACGGCGGTGACTCCCCCTCGCACGGCGGCGGCATCGGGACCTCGTCGCCGACGCCGTTCGTCGCCGTGGACCCCCACAGCTTCGGCTCCCTCCCGGGCTCCTGCGA CTACTGGAGGTCGCacccgatggagatctggtcggCGATCGGCGGCCGGTTCCCGAGCACGTCGCCGTCGTCGATGGGGACGACGACGATGGGCCACTTCTTCGGCGCGGCGGGCAGCGTGGGCGGGTCGGACGTGAGCATCCAGGACGCGCTGGCCAACACGCGGTCCGACGGCACCGGCGCGCTGCTGCGCGAGGGCGCCGCCGCGCTGCTCAACTCCATGACCCGTGCCGGCTTCCCCTACACGACGGAGCAGGTACGCGACGCCTTCGCCGCGGCGGCCGTGGGCGGGTCCGACGGCGCCGCCGCGGCGCAGGCGGCCGCCTTCAGGAAGGCCAACGATGGGAAGGCGTAG